The nucleotide sequence attatatcaaatttgaaaattttgcaaaaCAAACTTGTAATTGTTCTTCTGTGGGTTAGAAAGTAATAAAATCacttattttccaattttactGCACAATAACTTCATGGTAACAATATTTAATGTATTACTCCATAGGAAAAGACTGATATATCCTCTTGCATTACAGGCGTGATTATTTTCAATGTGGGTCCTCTTGAATGGACTTATTACATTTGAGTGAATTTTGCAGATCTCCTACAACTTAGGGTGAGATCAAGGCTTACATGAGATGTTTGTCTCATGCCTTGAGGCTTGCTTTACCTAATATTTCAGGTGGCtcatatatatctatatatcaCTTGCTAAGAGTGATATTATCCTTGTGTAGCAAGGTgatgaattttatttcttacttGAATTTGATTATGATCACTCACATTATTTAGAGCACAAATTGTTGGATATAAAAGGGAGATGACTCCAATATATGATCATGAACGGTCATGTACTAGCTGCAACTTTTCCATTGATCTTTCAGGATAACAGGATTTTTCGCCAGTTAAGAGCTATATTTAGTGTGtcaattttatttcttctccTAATGTATTGGATCCAGATTCACTTAAATTTTGCATTTTACCACCCATGTAATCGTGCTTTGATTTGTATAGAGTGTGACTTGCTTGTGATTCTTAGACAGGGTTGTGAAGTGTCAGTTAAGGAGCTAGACAGTCTGATGTCTCTGCTTGTGGAGAAGAGGAGGAAAATGGAGCAAGAAGAAGCTGAGACAAATATGCAGATTCTGCTTGATTTCTTGCATTGTCTAAGGAAGCAAAAGCTTGAAGAGCTCAACGAGGTTCTTGAACTTGAACTTATTTCTTTCCAGCAGTtacatttttcctcttttaaatTAAGGATTGGTTCTCTTCCAAGTGGAAGTGGTAGCATTTTCTTGTAGATATACACTGGTAAAACTGGAGGTAGGTGGGTTACTCATTGACGGGGTTTACCTCAAAAAGGGGAATAATACTACCAAGGATCAAACTACAGAGGATATTTTCCTTCTTGTTTTGATGTGATCTTTTTCCCTGTTGGATGACTGCTTTAAGAATTTAACCAAAAAGATTGTTTCCTTTTTAACTGCACCAGATTAAATATGTAttaatagttttcttttttttattttagatacaAACTGATCTTCAGTACGTTAAGGAGGACATAAATGCTGTAGAAAGACATAGAATAGATTTATATCGATCAAGGGAAAGATACTCAGTGAAACTGAGGATGCTGGCTGATGATCCTATTGCAACAAAAGCATGGCCTTCATTGACGGATAAGCATAGTAGTGGAATTATCTCTAGTGCCCATAGTACACAAGGCTGGATGGGTGCAGGTAGTTCACAGAACAAGAAAGCTGATGTAAAGGCTCAAGTAAGTTCTCATGGATTACAAAGAAAAGATGCTTATAGTGGGTCAGATTCACATGTTACTCAATCAGGGCTGGTTGTAGCAAGAAAAAGGCGGCTCCATGCACAGGTTAGTATTCTTGCGAGATTTCACATCCACTAACCTGGCTATTGGTTTGAGTTATcagataaatatttattttaataatcattGATACCAACTTGAGAATATTCAAATTTCCCACTGGTTGGATCAGAGGATGACCAGTGAGCATGCAAGAAATCTGGACCAAATCTATAAATCCTTTGAGATTTCTTTTATGAAATTGGTTTCTGTCTTTTGGATGGCTAGAAAATATCCTTGCTCATTTTTATATCCTTAATGCGCTTGATGGTGCTATTATGCTGTTGACCAGCTTCTCTCATTGCATGTTGTTGAAAGACTAATAATGACATTAAAAACCTATTGTTAGAGATTAATTGTTCCAAACATGTTCATGTTGCCATCTCTTGTAATAGTTCAATGACCTACAAGATTGTTACTTGCAAAAACGGAGGCATTGGGTGCGGCAACAACATAAACAGGAAGAAAGGGACACAAATTCTATTCGAGAAGGTTATCATGCAGGTCTTGAGGATTTCCAATCTGTGCTAACTACATTTACGCGATATaggtatatatattttgatcattttcttCCTCTATTTGTTTTTAGTTCCACATTCCTGTTTCCCTTTTAGGAGCCTTCTGTGATGTCCTTATTGCTGCTTATCTGCATTACAAATTTTCAGATAATTTCTTCACCCTTTGTTGCTTACATCCTCTATTTGGTTGTTTGAATTAGTCGGTTGAGAGTCATTGCTGAACTTAGGCATGGGGATCTTTTTCACTCTGCCAATATTGTGTCAAGGTGCGTTGAAATGCattctatattatttaattacaattatttttttaactcccGAGGTCAGAAAACTTTTCTTGATGTTACCCTTTTTGCTGTTGTTGAATTGTTAATTTGCATTCATCATATTAATTGTACTTCAGTAAATAATGAACAAACTGTTGAGTTGAGTATTTCCCATATTTTCTTGCAGTATAGAATTTGATCGAGATGATGAATTGTTTGCTACTGCTGGAGTTTCACGGCGGATCAAAGTTTTTGAGTTTTCCTCTGTAAGGGTTGCACAACATATGCTGCTTTCAGATAGATTTTGTTATTGCACAATTCAGCTTGATAAATCTTTAAGCCTAACTATTTAGTGTGAGCTACATGAATCCTGTTTAGCTATTTAGATCTGTCAAAGTATTTACTCTTCATTGAGTGCTTGAATCCTGGGCTGTGAGTCCTTATGGTGCCACCAACTTGATGGGAAGAGTTTTACTtggtaaatttataaaaatatttccaagAAAAGATCCAGGACAAATTGTTTATACTAGtaaatttacaaattatttcCCAGAAAGGATTTGGGGCAAATGACTTACGATTCCATTCATTGTGTGGTCCGTTGCTACCTATACTCAAATTCCAATGACTGGTGGGTATGAGTGCTGTTCTGTGCTGCTTTGTTACCTTGTTATAATGTTCATATGCATAGTTGCCTAGCTAGTTTTCTAGACTATGTGGGTGcaaaatttatgatattctaTCGAATCTTTAAATTTGATAATGCATTTTCATGCATTtgatatggaaaaaaatatgcAGTTACTTAATATATCTGTATCAACTAAGCTGTTTCCTGAACAatagtttttttcttatttgtatTGCTATGGAGGTTTTTCATTGCTTTGGCTGTTGATCAACTGATCACATGACCATTTAATTTGGAACTTTCCATCTTGCCTTACGAGCATTATTCAACTGTCTATGCCTAAAATCTCTTTACCGTGACCCCTTCAAGTGGTGCTACTAGCTGATGATTATCTTAAACAAAACATGTTTCAGTATGTTTGTATTATACTTGTGTCTTCTATTGAGAGTTGCAAgtgtttgattgttttttaggTAGTGAATGAACCAGCAGATGTGCACTGTCCAGTTGTGGAAATGTCCACGCGATCAAAACTTAGTTGCTTGAGTTGGAATAAGTACACAAAGAACCATATAGCTAGCAGTGATTATGAAGGGATAGTAACTGTTTGGGATGTAACTACTCGTCAGGTAGAAATTGTATCTCTTCTCTTCTGTTAATCTCAATTACATCATATATGCACAAATGTTGATCTGCATTCACAATTTTCTAACCTCCCAATGATTTCGAGTTTGTTCACTaagattctttttcttctagAGTGTGATGGAATACGAGGAGCATGAAAAGCGAGCATGGAGTGTTGATTTTTCACGCACTGAACCTTCAATGCTTGTATCCGGCAGTGATGACTGCAAGGTAGTTGGAATTTGAAATCTATGGGAAATGGAACATTGTGTGATCTTGAAATATACACTGAAAATTGACTATATTCCATGTATGAGTCACATGTGTGGGGGAGTCAAGGAAGAACAGAACCATCTCTGAAGCATTTGCTAGCCATGTTTCAGCACTCGGAAAGAATTGAGCAAATAGAAAAGGATTAAAAACCATATGGAGACCTAGGCATGGAGATTGTTCATATATCTCGTATATTTTGGTTAATCTTAGCTATCGAGAAACACAAATTATTCCTTAAGAAGTTGGTTACATCTTTAAAAGGTAACTTAGTAATATTATTCCAAAATGAAGCCAAATTGACACTCTTGGAAGCAGAGCCTTAGGTTAGCATGAATACTAGCAAAGTCCATTATGTGTAAGGTTTTGTTGTGGTATCTGAGATTATCCTGATAAAGTAAACTTTTTGGGATATTGATACGAAGTTCATAAAGTGTCTTGTCATGTACTGACCTGAGCGTATCTTTGTAGTGCTCATCTATTATTAGAGGTTGAGGTGTCATTTGCACTCTTTGAGGTATGAATTCTGGTTGTACCAATGTGTTTGTACTTCACAGAACACAACCTCATTGTTGAAAATGTTTTCCCTTTTGCTTTATAAGGTGACTGGATCAAGATAGTCTGTTTTATAGTGTCCTGAGTCAGAAGCTGAAGAATCTGAATTTTTCTGGATTAGCTTTCAATGTGGCAAAATAGAATTACTAAATTTCTTTATTACGAAAGCATTTCCCTTTAGCCTGATCTTGTTTTTCTTCCCCTGCATTACATTTTGATGGGTATGTGGAATTTTTAGGTTCTCAGTTCCCATTTGAAAACTCGTAATTAGAGTATGTGGAATTTTAGCAGTAAGCTAACTCtgattgatttttcattttagatGAGTTTCAGTGTGTTGTGTATCTCTGTTCTATGTATCAAACAGGTCAAAATTTGGTGCACAAAGCAGGAAGCTAGCGTTCTTAACATTGACATGAAAGCAAATATTTGTTCGGTCAAGTATAATCCTGGATCTAGCATTTACGTCGCAGTATGTATTCCCAACCTTGATACTTCTTGTTCTATTGTTCCCTCTAGGCACAAATGTCTATAAATATATAACTATTGTAAAGGAGGTTTGCACTTAGACACCCTCTTTCTGTTTCTTTGTTTCTCatttaatggaaaaataataataattcaaccTAATAAAACTTATCAGATCATTTTGGGCATGTAGTTGGATAAAATCCATATATAACATTAACTATTGGCATTTTGCAGGTGGGTTCTGCAGATCATCACATTCACTATTATGACCTGAGAAATATCAGCCAACCACTGCATGTCTTCAGTGGGCATAGAAAAGCTGTTTCATATGTGAAATTCTTATCTAACAATGAACTTGCTTCCGCATCCACTGACAGCACATTGCGATTGTGGGACGTAAAGGAAAATATGCCTGTAagttattatgtttttattgtttattttgttcTATCCCCGCATTATAAATCCCTCTGTATGGTGATACCTGCCAATTTTTTTAGTACGTTGACCATCCATTTTTGCAAAATCTTGTGGAAATTACATATGGTACGAACAACTAATTCATCTCAATtcctttttcataatttttcttaggTTCGCACATTTAGAGGGCATTCAAATGAGAAGAATTTTGTGGGTCTCACAGTAAACAGCGAATACATTGCCTGTGGCAGTGAAACAAACGAAGTGTTCGCGTATCACAAGGTTACAAAATACTTAAAGAAGCTAGCATTAGGCATCTAGTCccaaactaatttaatttttgtgttCACTTGCAGGCCATCTCCAAACCTGCAGCTTGGCACAGGTTTGGTTCATCTGATTTGGATGATACTGATGATGACAATGGATCATATTTCATCAGTGCTGTGTGTTGGAAGAGCGATAGCCCAACAATGTTGACTGCAAATAGCCAAGGAACGATAAAAGTCCTCGTCCTCGCTGCCTGAACGGTAAAAgagataataaaattaagattataTTATCAACTTTTAGAACTGCACCCCCCTCCCCACCCTCCACATAATTTATGAGggtatttatttgtatataatcATCATTCATATAGCTTCATAGCTGCTTACTTCTTGTCAAGGGCTTTAACACAATCTAGGACTTCATACTTTTGCCTTTTACTCAACCGAGGAACTGCGGCCTTTGCAAGTGTATCATATGTTACCCAGAGACTCAATGGAATTTCAACTAGAATTGTAAACTAAGTTGCCAACATTTTTCAGGGAATCATCACTGTCTTTTGATTACTGATATCCTTAATGGGAATGGTGATTTTCTGAAGTCCTTCCAATTGTTGTGAGCTTTTCTAAGCCTTTTTGTTTTCTCCCCTGAATATTTCAATTGTTGTTCCAGAATTTCTTTAATAGTACTGGTATGAAAATTAAACACGGCAAATGCCAGATTGATTTCAAAGCTTTTATCAGGAAGAGGAAGAAGCATAAACGAAAAGGAAACCTCAGGTCCCATCCCTTACATGTGAACTGATTTCAAGATTGCAATCCAAGGATGGGACCTAAGCCGAAAGGCAGTCCACAAACTTGAGTTCCTCAATATCAATTTTTGAGATGCTCAACCAACCATGAATTCTCTAATTTTCAAGGTTCATAAAGAAGTCATCCATGTCATCGAAGCTTTAACAtaggttgaaaaatgatttatttattttttaataaacgtTTAGGCTACGttggttattaaaaaaatattttaaaataaatttttgtatttggaATCTTGGATgaagtgtattttttttttaaaaaaaaaatcttttatagaCACATATATTCAATGTTTGAAATATCAGTAAACATAAATATATCAGTATTTgaattttacgaatatattaGAAATATCGGTATTTGAGTTTTATGGATGTATAGAAAATATCGAAAATATTGATTgagattttgacaaaaatatcaattgaataaaaattgttcaaaattcatgtaaatacttaaaaaacttttaaaaagtgataaaataagaaagaatgtATATATTagagttattttgtaagtgtaactGATATAAGTACGATTAAAGatgatatttatcaaatttttataaaaaaaattagtttaaataatttttatttatttattttaaaatttttaatatacttttattaaaacatgttttattacattttaaataaaaaattaaactgatttatataaaatattttatttgagatttaatttttaagattttattataaatttgtgGTGACaactttttcttaatattaatttatttaaataatttatcttatcaaattaattttaatttataaaatattagaatttcattaattttttttatattataaccatttttaagtaaaattacatttttaatattttaaaataaaaatatttaaaagtatataaaattacaaggataaatatttaaaatgtttgcttcgattttttttatgaaattttggatttttacaaaaatattggtGATATATCacccatatatatttttttttgatgaaaatCCTCATATCAATAATTGGTGGTCGACTTCCCCTACCTCCAATATTCGATATTCGATATTTCTACGaaatatcttgaaattttaatccttgcatatattataataattgttttattttattttcctcaattttttttgaagcaaatgtaattttgtttgaatcaatttttaagaagtttatatatttttttctttttttatttaaaaaaaaaggcaaaaagtcaagttttattttagttatatgCTATTTTAcgttgaattttatttttaattatttttataatttaaagtttcgacatcatgtttttaaaatgaaaaaactataaaatcatTCCAAATCATCATGTCCGGGAAACGGTAGAACATGTGTCAACACGCGGGCGTATGTGTTGTCATACCATATTTGGAGGTTAAAAAGACAGAagaagataaattattttatttcatttattataaagcataaaataaaaatatatgctcttaatttttttattttacattggAAAAAGATGTGTGgagaaattaattaaagtattAAATCAAAGCTTTTTGCTCGCCCACTTTTCTTTGTTTCCTCATTTTCCCCACTCCCCCCACCTCACACTTGGATTTCCGTTATGCCAAGTGGAGCCTccaatttctaacttttttttttttttttttttttcttttggcctttttccttttgcttttgctCTCTCATTTCCAGTCAATGTTTCACCATTtcagttttctttctttccacgaCACTCCCTGCTCACTCATCACGCACTGCGCATGTTATCAAACGTCACCCTCCCTTTCCACTGTGTATaaaaaggaggaggaggagaaggagaagatgCTCATTCCTCAGATCCTCTTAGATTCTGAAACCCTGATGAATCCGGAAAATTAATCTTGAATTCTCTTCCTAAAATTCAAAGCTTTCGCGCCAAAAGAAGTCATGAAATTAGAAAGCTCGGAGGTCGAGATCTGTACGGCGGTTGTCGGAGCTCCATCTCCGACCGGGCAGATCTCGTTGGTGGCTAAGGTTCAGGGGAGCGTTGATGAAGCTGATAGAGATGGAGAAGAGCTGTTCGTGCCGCCTCTGAACTTCGCGATGGTTGATTGTG is from Vitis riparia cultivar Riparia Gloire de Montpellier isolate 1030 chromosome 10, EGFV_Vit.rip_1.0, whole genome shotgun sequence and encodes:
- the LOC117924236 gene encoding E3 ubiquitin-protein ligase COP1-like isoform X2, whose product is MRCLSHALRLALPNISGGSYISIYHLLRVILSLCSKGCEVSVKELDSLMSLLVEKRRKMEQEEAETNMQILLDFLHCLRKQKLEELNEIQTDLQYVKEDINAVERHRIDLYRSRERYSVKLRMLADDPIATKAWPSLTDKHSSGIISSAHSTQGWMGAGSSQNKKADVKAQVSSHGLQRKDAYSGSDSHVTQSGLVVARKRRLHAQFNDLQDCYLQKRRHWVRQQHKQEERDTNSIREGYHAGLEDFQSVLTTFTRYSRLRVIAELRHGDLFHSANIVSSIEFDRDDELFATAGVSRRIKVFEFSSVVNEPADVHCPVVEMSTRSKLSCLSWNKYTKNHIASSDYEGIVTVWDVTTRQSVMEYEEHEKRAWSVDFSRTEPSMLVSGSDDCKVKIWCTKQEASVLNIDMKANICSVKYNPGSSIYVAVGSADHHIHYYDLRNISQPLHVFSGHRKAVSYVKFLSNNELASASTDSTLRLWDVKENMPVRTFRGHSNEKNFVGLTVNSEYIACGSETNEVFAYHKAISKPAAWHRFGSSDLDDTDDDNGSYFISAVCWKSDSPTMLTANSQGTIKVLVLAA
- the LOC117924236 gene encoding E3 ubiquitin-protein ligase COP1-like isoform X1; this translates as MGDSSMGALVPTVKQPEPAGSSSEAVTAPPPPPPPEPAPEEQAEVPAVEAAETGVSEVDKDLLCPICMQIIKDAFLTACGHSFCYMCIVTHLNNKNDCPCCGHFLTTNHLFPNFLLNKFLRKTSARQIAKTATPFEHLRQALQQGCEVSVKELDSLMSLLVEKRRKMEQEEAETNMQILLDFLHCLRKQKLEELNEIQTDLQYVKEDINAVERHRIDLYRSRERYSVKLRMLADDPIATKAWPSLTDKHSSGIISSAHSTQGWMGAGSSQNKKADVKAQVSSHGLQRKDAYSGSDSHVTQSGLVVARKRRLHAQFNDLQDCYLQKRRHWVRQQHKQEERDTNSIREGYHAGLEDFQSVLTTFTRYSRLRVIAELRHGDLFHSANIVSSIEFDRDDELFATAGVSRRIKVFEFSSVVNEPADVHCPVVEMSTRSKLSCLSWNKYTKNHIASSDYEGIVTVWDVTTRQSVMEYEEHEKRAWSVDFSRTEPSMLVSGSDDCKVKIWCTKQEASVLNIDMKANICSVKYNPGSSIYVAVGSADHHIHYYDLRNISQPLHVFSGHRKAVSYVKFLSNNELASASTDSTLRLWDVKENMPVRTFRGHSNEKNFVGLTVNSEYIACGSETNEVFAYHKAISKPAAWHRFGSSDLDDTDDDNGSYFISAVCWKSDSPTMLTANSQGTIKVLVLAA